A single Nicotiana tabacum cultivar K326 chromosome 5, ASM71507v2, whole genome shotgun sequence DNA region contains:
- the LOC107770307 gene encoding uncharacterized protein LOC107770307: MDEKEASASASASAPYPNPVQSSECEECKSNSWKYKCPACSIRTCSLPCVKSHKERTGCTGKRSLTDVVPLSQFNDNILLSDYNMLEDVKRVAESAKRMRQKLCGYSHFRLPLHLKNLLRAASDRRTKILFLSSGMSRRLKNQTYYNERKKFISWTIEWRFHSTDIVLIDHGVHEDTSLCSVIENHLKPGPWNHPLRQFFEEPLDSLKLFIRKNPKGTQSPFYQLDIKASLREQLATKVVLEYPVIYVFLPSHSCDFEVIKYSVPLRVEQNELDCDSRSPKGVMFREEDIEDGGSLNPHVSDLFTYTNLNVASKSSANKKETNKLEASRGARSFVNEHFNEDDQHICDDTYSDLDLVHSFMKEKDLGVKEDCSYLCDVLPVEGELEEGEIAFKSSTEKRETNKSVLSEGQSSKSFVSGLLNENDKDICDDTYSDLDLFLSSMNEKDLGEKQDYTYLSNVLLVDEELEEGEIA, encoded by the exons ATGGATGAGAAAGAAGCATCGGcatcagcttcagcttcagcgcCATACCCTAACCCCGTACAATCAAGTGAATGCGAAGAGTGCAAGTCAAATTCATGGAAATACAAATGCCCTGCTTGCTCTATACGCACGTGTAGCCTTCCTTGTGTCAAATCCCACAAGGAAAGAACTGGCTGTACTGGAAAAAGATCGCTCACTGATGTCGTCCCTTTATCCCAATTCAACGATAACATTCTTTTATCAG ATTATAACATGCTTGAGGATGTTAAGAGAGTTGCTGAATCAGCTAAAAGAATGAGACAGAAGCTATGTGGCTACTCTCATTTTAGGCTTCCTTTACATCTGAAGAATCTTCTGCGAGCTGCTTCTGATCGTAGGACCAAAATACTCTTCCTATCAAGCGGAATGTCGAGAAGATTGAAAAATCAAACTTATTACAATGAAAG GAAAAAGTTCATATCTTGGACAATTGAATGGCGTTTTCACTCGACAGATATTGTGTTGATTGATCATGG AGTACATGAAGACACAAGCCTCTGCTCTGTGATTGAGAATCATTTGAAACCAGGCCCTTGGAATCATCCATTGAGGCAATTctttgaagagccactggattcTCTTAAACTTTTCATCCGCAAAAATCCAAAG GGCACACAATCACCTTTTTATCAGTTGGATATAAAGGCTTCGCTGCGTGAACAACTAGCCACTAAGGTTGTCCTAGAGTACCCTGTCATTTATGTTTTCCTGCCATCGCACAGCTGTGATTTTGAAGTAATCAAATATTCTGTCCCTCTAAGAGTGGAGCAAAATGAGCTCGATTGTGATAGCCGAAGTCCCAAGGGAGTAATGTTCAGGGAGGAGGATATAGAAGATGGTGGATCTTTAAACCCACACGTTTCAGATCTCTTCACTTATACCAACTTAAATGTGGCATCCAAGTCATCTGCCAATAAAAAGGAGACCAACAAATTGGAAGCGAGCAGAGGTGCCAGATCATTTGTAAATGAACATTTTAATGAAGATGACCAACATATATGTGATGACACATACTCAGATCTTGATCTGGTTCATTCATTTATGAAAGAAAAGGATCTGGGGGTAAAAGAGGACTGTTCATACTTGTGTGATGTTTTACCTGTGGAAGGAGAATTGGAGGAAGGAGAGATAGCATTCAAGTCATCTACGGAAAAAAGGGAGACTAACAAATCTGTATTATCAGAAGGCCAAAGTTCCAAATCATTTGTAAGTGGACTTCTTAATGAAAATGACAAAGATATATGTGATGATACATACTCAGATCTTGATTTGTTTCTTTCATCTATGAACGAGAAGGATCTGGGGGAAAAACAGGACTATACATATTTGAGTAATGTTCTACTCGTGGATGAAGAATTGGAGGAAGGAGAGATAGCTTGA